In Porites lutea chromosome 7, jaPorLute2.1, whole genome shotgun sequence, a single window of DNA contains:
- the LOC140944303 gene encoding adenosine 3'-phospho 5'-phosphosulfate transporter 1-like, which yields MFKSVSVHRIAVLLLALTIYGAHVKGDEELGDTENQKEASSGQNAEVDNDSWIENLMWNLLGYATIIVPAAFIIRMLKNSNFNERSGTGCLFRSIQLCVFGTPHVESADVEEGGNRVSSSKDESSPPSSFSQTSIKLLLCAAGLQLSYLTWGVLQERIVTRTYEEHLPDGSVKLVKFTNSQFLVFVNRSLALVVASVCILFTRQPRHTAPLYKYSYSSFSNIMSSWCQYEALKYVSFPTQVLCKASKIIPVMIMGKIVSNKSYPYHEYVVAVLLSAGVSLFLLAADPSGKRTSAATTFSGAIILLGYMAFDSFTSNWQSELFSVYKMSTIQMMFGANLFSCLFTVWSMIEGGNFLSAVGFMMSHPEFAYHATILSLASATGQLFIFYTIQSFGPVVFTIIMTIRMMLSIMLSCIIYNHPLSVQAVLGVIVVFVALFLRVYARYRAKPSTKG from the exons ATGTTTAAGTCTGTATCTGTTCACCGGATAGCCGTGCTGCTACTCGCTCTAACGATATACGGAGCTCACGTGAAAGGAGACGAAGAGCTAGGGGACACGGAGAATCAGAAGGAAGCGAGTTCGGGACAAAATGCTGAGGTGGATAATGATAGCTGGATAGAGAACCTGATGTGGAACCTACTTGGCTATGCAACAATTATCGTCCCCGCGGCTTTTATCATCCGTATGCTCAAGAACTCAAACTTTAATGAACGAAGTG GAACCGGCTGCTTGTTCCGCTCAATTCAGCTGTGCGTGTTTGGTACTCCTCATGTAGAATCTGCAGATGTTGAAGAGGGTGGTAACAGAGTAAGTTCTTCAAAGGATGAAAGCTCACCTCCTTCAAGTTTTTCTCAAACAAGCATCAAGCTCTTACTTTGTGCAGCTGGTTTGCAATTGTCATACCTCACATGGGGTGTCCTACAGGAGCGAATAGTGACACGGACTTATGAAGAGCACCTTCCAGATGGCTCAGTCAAATTAGTGAAATTCACAAACTCTCAGTTCCTAGTATTTGTTAATCGTTCACTTGCTTTAGTTGTAGCATCAGTTTGTATATTATTCACTCGCCAGCCACGCCACACTGCACCCCTTTACAAGTATTCCTATTCATCCTTTTCAAATATTATGAGCAGCTGGTGTCAATATGAGGCCCTTAAGTATGTCAGCTTTCCAACCCAAGTTCTTTGTAAAGCATCCAAGATCATTCCAGTAATGATCATGGGCAAGATAGTGTCCAACAAATCCTACCCCTACCACGAAtatgttgttgctgttctaCTCTCTGCAGGCGTGAGTCTCTTTCTCTTGGCGGCAGATCCATCAGGGAAGCGAACATCTGCTGCTACCACTTTTTCAGGAGCTATAATACTTCTGGGATACATGGCATTTGATAGTTTCACTTCCAACTGGCAATCAGAACTGTTCTCAGTATACAAGATGTCAACCATCCAAATGATGTTTGGTGCAAACCTGTTCTCTTGTCTCTTCACAGTATGGTCAATGATTGAGGGTGGAAATTTTTTATCAGCTGTTGGGTTTATGATGAGCCACCCTGAGTTTGCCTACCATGCCACAATACTGTCACTGGCTTCAGCGACAGggcagctttttattttttacacgaTACAGTCTTTTGGGCCAGTTGTGTTTACCATCATCATGACCATTAGAATGATGTTGAGTATCATGCTGTCGTGCATTATTTATAATCACCCATTGTCTGTTCAAGCTGTTTTGGGGGTTATTGTTGTCTTTGTTGCTCTGTTTTTGCGTGTGTATGCTAGGTATCGTGCAAAACCGTCTACAAAGGGGTAA